In Betta splendens chromosome 22, fBetSpl5.4, whole genome shotgun sequence, the following proteins share a genomic window:
- the LOC114849054 gene encoding thrombospondin-type laminin G domain and EAR repeat-containing protein-like, protein MSSLIFVQLLLLGLRVIDFTTDAQTCCTDVVPLDLLSFVLERDASKPVPGADVREAGGVRGVQLSSPHTFMSFPSSQLLVNSNLFPKEFSIVVTLKVTRSALKRNEYIFSIVEPKSVERRSAGEDEDDEGDVVKRKERGKNASQKKSSEEHRRIVLGLRISRKCLHFLFKGHGGAMEHWAFRGARLADDRWHTLVLAVGGQRVKLTVDCASPVHVVPSRPFPLDVNIQGSRFHIGSRGRWKGLFSGLLRQLVLVPGSDATHRLCPSSNPELSDLSVPPLLLDRPVPGREADGRMASHGAEQRVSVGPEPSCSEALKGQLWFNPLRKGLYLCDGAAWITVLQDHKRLDYVLEHQVLTTSSETHDIEVFQVPGMGLMAAMAHQSTASGSAVYQWSSAGFQLFQNFTTQKALAWRHFTVGKKNFLVVSNSEGDKQTDKQAETEASVIYKWSRRRKQFVHFQSLRTRCARDWEAFKINQQTFLAVANHRQGDNHTIESVIYKWNRLTKSFEVHQRLLTSGAYDWEFFTVGPYHFLVVANAFDGLTTFIDSVIYVWVNGSFMVFQTIKTFGATDWEMFRIGNRVFLVVANGNRLHGNGPSRYAINSTIYELDMIGQVFVRFQDIVTYSAVDWEFFSLGEEHFLVVANSFNGESYSLNSILYRWQGYEGFVPVHWLPTIGCSDWEFFSSNGESYLIYSSAKVPLSKVFKLKTY, encoded by the exons ACGTGGTTCCTCTGGATCTTCTGTCTTTTGTCCTTGAGAGGGACGCCTCCAAGCCTGTACCAGGGGCGGACGTAAGGGAGGCCGGGGGGGTGAGGGGCGTTCAGCTGTCCAGCCCTCACACCTTCATGAGCTTCCCCTCGTCTCAGCTGCTGGTGAACAGCAACCTCTTCCCCAAAGAGTTCTCCATCGTTGTGACGCTGAAGGTCACTCGCAGTGCACTCAAG CGAAATGAATACATCTTTTCCATAGTGGAGCCCAAAAGTGTAGAGAGAAGATCAGcgggggaggatgaggacgatgaAGGAGATGTCGttaaaaggaaggaaagggggAAGAACGCGAGTCAAAAGAAGAGCAGCGAGGAGCACAGGCGGATCGTTCTGGGGCTCCGGATCTCTAGAAAATGCCTGCACTTCCTCTTTAAGGGCCACGGAGGGGCGATGGAGCACTGGGCGTTTCGAGGCGCTCGTCTGGCCGACGACCGCTGGCACactctggttctggccgtgggtGGTCAACGCGTGAAGCTCACGGTGGACTGCGCCTCGCCCGTGCACGT AGTTCCCTCCAGGCCGTTCCCTCTAGACGTCAACATTCAGGGTTCAAGATTCCACATTGGCAGTCGGGGAAGATGGAAGGGCTTGTTTTCA GGTTTGCTGCGACAGCTGGTTTTGGTGCCAGGTTCCGATGCCACGCACCGGCTCTGCCCCTCGTCCAACCCCGAGCTGTCGGACCTGTCggtgccgccgctgctcctgGACCGGCCTGTCCCGGGCAGGGAGGCAGACGGACGCATGGCGTCACATG GAGCGGAGCAGCGGGTGTCCGTGGGCCCGGAGCCATCGTGCTCGGAGGCGCTGAAGGGTCAGCTGTGGTTCAACCCGCTCAGGAAAGGCCTGTACCTCTGCGACGGTGCGGCGTGGATCACGGTGCTGCAGG ATCACAAACGTCTGGATTATGTGTTAGAACACCAAGTTCTCACGACTAGCTCAGAGACGCATGATATAGAG GTGTTCCAGGTGCCTGGCATGGGTCTGATGGCTGCCATGGCTCATCAATCCACAGCCTCGGGTTCTGCAGTGTACCAGTGGAGCAGCGCTGGTTTCCAGCTCTTCCAGAATTTCACCACCCAGAAAGCTCTTGCCTGGAGACACTTCACTGTGGGCAAGAAA AACTTTTTGGTGGTGTCCAACTCTGAGGGAGacaaacaaactgacaaacaaGCGGAGACGGAGGCGTCTGTGATTTAcaaatggagcaggaggaggaagcagtttGTGCATTTCCAGTCCCTACGGACGCGCTGTGCACGGGACTGGGAAGCCTTCAAAATCAACCAGCAGACCTTCCTCGCCGTGGCTAATCATAGACAAG GTGACAATCACACCATCGAGAGCGTGATATACAAGTGGAACCGCTTGACGAAGTCTTTTGAGGTGCACCAGAGGCTGCTGACCTCAGGGGCCTACGACTGGGAGTTCTTCACAGTCGGACCGTACCACTTCCTGGTGGTCGCAAATGCCTTTGACGGACTCACCACCTTTATAGACTCTGTCATCTACGTTTGGGTCAATGGAAGCTTCATGGTGTTCCAGACGATCAAG ACGTTCGGCGCGACGGACTGGGAAATGTTTCGGATCGGCAACAGGGTCTTCTTAGTCGTTGCCAATGGAAACAGACTCCATGGCAACGGGCCCAGCCGATACGCCATCAACTCCACCATCTACGAACTGGACATGATTGGACAAGTGTTTGTCCGCTTCCAGGACATTGTCACCTACAG TGCTGTGGACTGGGAGTTCTTCAGCCTCGGGGAGGAACATTTTCTGGTTGTTGCTAATTCCTTTAACGGCGAATCCTACTCTCTCAACAGCATTCTCTACAG gtggcAGGGATATGAAGGCTTTGTTCCTGTTCACTGGCTCCCAACTATTGGGTGCAGCGACTGGGAGTTCTTCAGCTCTAATGGAGAATCATATTTGATTTACTCTAGTGCCAAAGTGCCTCTTTCTAAGGTGTTCAAACTAAAAACTTACTAG